CACCAACCAGGTCGAAACGGAAGCCGTCGATCTTGTATTCCGTTGCCCAATATTCCAAAGAATCACGGATCATACGATTAACCATTGGCACACCGTCATCAATGGTATTACCTACAACCAGATCCTGCTTGTAGTAGTACTTGCCAGTGATGTCTTCAAACATTTCGAAGCCATAGGTATGGTTATAAACCACATCCATAATCACGCGAATTCCCGCTTTATGGAACTCATTCACCATGTTCTTAAATTCACGCACACGGTTTTCATAATTGGTAGGTGTTTTTGAATAACGCTCTTCAGGAACATTGTAGTTACGGGGATCATAGCCCCAGTTGTAGCAAGGGTTAGAGTCTGGCAAGCCATCACAAGTCGCGAAGTCATAAACTGGCAACAATTGAACGTGGGTTACACCCAATTCTTTCAAATGGTCGATACCCGTTTTCACGCCATTGTATGTGGTGCCCGCTTGCGTCATACCATCGTATTTACCTCTGTTCACAGTGGAAACACCTGATGTGGGGTCAATGGTAAAATCGCGTACATGCACTTCGTAAATAACGGCGTCTTCACGTTCAACCAATGTAGGTGCTCCAGCCCAGCCTCCTGTAGGTTGTACACGCGACATATCCATAACAATATTCTTGTAACTCTGAGGCTTGATCATCTTGCCGTAAGGGTCACGCACATCAATACCATTGATATGGAAAGTGTATTCTTTCAGGTGCAGATTGCCCGGCACGGTTACCTGATAAACATCGGTGTATCCATTGAAGTTAGACACTTTGTTCATGGTGTACAGAACACCATCAACGGTGACTTTAACGTCGGTATGATCCGGAGACCAAATCGAGAACACTGTCTCTGTTGGACTATAAACCGCGCCCAGCATATCGACATTTGCAGCACAATTGCTGGTACATGGGCCTGCAGGAGCAATGCTGTAACTTAAGGTTTGATCGTTAACAGTAACCAAATAGTCACCCGAAACACTGGTGTAAATGTCAGACCCGGTCTGCTCCAATGTTCCATCAGCATTGGTATCACCGTAGTTGGTTGCCCAATTACCATACACATCAAATTTATAACGCTGATTGGCCTGCCCATCGAAACTGACAGTGGTTTGCCAGGTGTTGTCAGCCACCAGATCCATTGCCGTAGTCCCCCAGCCATTTGCCGTGCCACGGAAATACAACTGACCGAAGTTTTGGGCAAAGCCACTGGAACCGCAACTGCCCACCTGTGTTGCCGTGATGGCATTGGTAGATGCGTTAAACTGGATTTGATAAGACTTGTTGCTGCTTACCGTATAATCAGATGTTGGGTAGTTCTCGCTCCAATCGCCGTAACGATCAATTTTAAAACGAGGCCCACCATTGCCATCACCTGTACCAAAGGTTTGGCAGGTACTATATTGGCTTCCACCGTCA
Above is a window of Paraneptunicella aestuarii DNA encoding:
- a CDS encoding alpha-amylase family glycosyl hydrolase, with product MKKLSLLLAITTLSSVAHADWFFRGTPNSWGTTAMTADGGSQYSTCQTFGTGDGNGGPRFKIDRYGDWSENYPTSDYTVSSNKSYQIQFNASTNAITATQVGSCGSSGFAQNFGQLYFRGTANGWGTTAMDLVADNTWQTTVSFDGQANQRYKFDVYGNWATNYGDTNADGTLEQTGSDIYTSVSGDYLVTVNDQTLSYSIAPAGPCTSNCAANVDMLGAVYSPTETVFSIWSPDHTDVKVTVDGVLYTMNKVSNFNGYTDVYQVTVPGNLHLKEYTFHINGIDVRDPYGKMIKPQSYKNIVMDMSRVQPTGGWAGAPTLVEREDAVIYEVHVRDFTIDPTSGVSTVNRGKYDGMTQAGTTYNGVKTGIDHLKELGVTHVQLLPVYDFATCDGLPDSNPCYNWGYDPRNYNVPEERYSKTPTNYENRVREFKNMVNEFHKAGIRVIMDVVYNHTYGFEMFEDITGKYYYKQDLVVGNTIDDGVPMVNRMIRDSLEYWATEYKIDGFRFDLVGVFGYENFGSWGRHLDTELPGRNILMYGEPWPGCFGCVDERESSRVRLGTVGRVHDAHVGVFNPKFREALKGQNDNGGCNTGDCYAMNESPDTWRIEVGSRGAIRYANNKDTVIDTWDAMFAMDPEQSINYVSAHDNLTLRDKIIEWADLKGIAHSDPYLRRIQNFTNGVVLTSQGIPFLHGGVEMMRDKGGAHNSYNAGDGVNKYQWQWKVDNNDVFNYYAGVIAMRNAHPGFRMNTWSEVNNNVTTSRPRYGVVINRINGAANGDSWSDIIVIYNSADNYTYSLPSGTWKVAMENGNPPSASPRSVSGSITAQGTAVTVLYK